From Molothrus aeneus isolate 106 chromosome 18, BPBGC_Maene_1.0, whole genome shotgun sequence, a single genomic window includes:
- the LOC136564469 gene encoding uncharacterized protein isoform X2, with translation MGPGLTGTTMAPAASEPPGHTVTAPVMPSGMGTGRVPAHSHSEEPIMNFTLRLLDEDSSATPEKLPVLSPGSMIHLEASVHFSPSTSMKIHVDQCYWTTTEQPGYSRRVFMVVNSRGCLHGEKLGNVSVQHQRGGSVLQLSILAPTLEGEPEEEQVYMHCLLMAWGQGRATRSCFYSHTTASWHNAEDPVQSTPCHCCDTGCPAADTLHGDVPAFPGEGTLHRETVGPVLVQKEKLPWYKAPCQTVKRLLLALVGSAVLVVTVLGGLLGLALTTGHLGRARRGQRPPRQRCPFQAELQSVVGALLLRETEKQMGPEPLSHQ, from the exons ATGGGACCAGGACTAACTG GGACCACcatggctccagctgcctcagagCCCCCTGGTCACACGGTGACAGCTCCAGTGATGCCCTCAGGCATGGGAACTGGGAGGGTTCCTGCTCACTCCCACTCTGAGGAGCCCATCATGAACTTCACCTTGAGGCTCCTCGATG AGGACTCCAGTGCCACTCCAGAGAAGCTGCcagtgctcagccctggctctATGATCCACCTGGAAGCCAGTGTCCACTTCAGTCCCAGCACCTCTATGAAGATCCATGTGGATCAGTGCTACTGGACCACCACGGAGCAGCCAGGATACTCCAGGAGGGTCTTCATGGTGGTGAACAGCCGTGG GTGCCTGCATGGGGAGAAGCTGGGGAATGTGTCTGTCCAGCACCAGAGAGGGGGTTCTGTCCTccagctctccatcctggcCCCCACGCTGGAGGGGGAGCCCGAGGAGGAGCAG GTCTATATGCACTGCCTGCTGATGGCATGGGGACAAGGACGTGCCACCAGGTCCTGCTTCTACAGCCACACCACGGCCAG ctggcacAACGCAGAGGACCCTGTCCAGAGTACCCCATGCCACTGCTGTGACACCGGTTGTCCCGCTGCTGACACCCTCCATGGAGACGTGCCAG cattcccaggagaGGGGACACTCCATCGGGAGACTGTTGGACCAGTGCTGGTGCAGAAGGAGAAGCTGCCATGGTACAAAG CCCCGTGCCAAACGGTGAAGaggctcctgctggccctggtgggcagtgctgtgctggtggtCACCGTGCtgggggggctgctggggctggccctgaCCACTGGGCACCTGGGCAGAGCCCGGAGGGGACAGCGGCCACCGAGGCAGAGGTGTCCcttccaggctgagctgcagagtgTGGTGGGggccctgctcctcagggagACAGAGAAACAGATGGGGCCAGAGCCTCTTTCTCACCAATAA
- the LOC136564469 gene encoding uncharacterized protein isoform X1, which translates to MGPGLTGTTMAPAASEPPGHTVTAPVMPSGMGTGRVPAHSHSEEPIMNFTLRLLDEDSSATPEKLPVLSPGSMIHLEASVHFSPSTSMKIHVDQCYWTTTEQPGYSRRVFMVVNSRGCLHGEKLGNVSVQHQRGGSVLQLSILAPTLEGEPEEEQQVYMHCLLMAWGQGRATRSCFYSHTTASWHNAEDPVQSTPCHCCDTGCPAADTLHGDVPAFPGEGTLHRETVGPVLVQKEKLPWYKAPCQTVKRLLLALVGSAVLVVTVLGGLLGLALTTGHLGRARRGQRPPRQRCPFQAELQSVVGALLLRETEKQMGPEPLSHQ; encoded by the exons ATGGGACCAGGACTAACTG GGACCACcatggctccagctgcctcagagCCCCCTGGTCACACGGTGACAGCTCCAGTGATGCCCTCAGGCATGGGAACTGGGAGGGTTCCTGCTCACTCCCACTCTGAGGAGCCCATCATGAACTTCACCTTGAGGCTCCTCGATG AGGACTCCAGTGCCACTCCAGAGAAGCTGCcagtgctcagccctggctctATGATCCACCTGGAAGCCAGTGTCCACTTCAGTCCCAGCACCTCTATGAAGATCCATGTGGATCAGTGCTACTGGACCACCACGGAGCAGCCAGGATACTCCAGGAGGGTCTTCATGGTGGTGAACAGCCGTGG GTGCCTGCATGGGGAGAAGCTGGGGAATGTGTCTGTCCAGCACCAGAGAGGGGGTTCTGTCCTccagctctccatcctggcCCCCACGCTGGAGGGGGAGCCCGAGGAGGAGCAG CAGGTCTATATGCACTGCCTGCTGATGGCATGGGGACAAGGACGTGCCACCAGGTCCTGCTTCTACAGCCACACCACGGCCAG ctggcacAACGCAGAGGACCCTGTCCAGAGTACCCCATGCCACTGCTGTGACACCGGTTGTCCCGCTGCTGACACCCTCCATGGAGACGTGCCAG cattcccaggagaGGGGACACTCCATCGGGAGACTGTTGGACCAGTGCTGGTGCAGAAGGAGAAGCTGCCATGGTACAAAG CCCCGTGCCAAACGGTGAAGaggctcctgctggccctggtgggcagtgctgtgctggtggtCACCGTGCtgggggggctgctggggctggccctgaCCACTGGGCACCTGGGCAGAGCCCGGAGGGGACAGCGGCCACCGAGGCAGAGGTGTCCcttccaggctgagctgcagagtgTGGTGGGggccctgctcctcagggagACAGAGAAACAGATGGGGCCAGAGCCTCTTTCTCACCAATAA
- the MTFP1 gene encoding mitochondrial fission process protein 1 isoform X1, which yields MGQEEPDLYRDTWVRYLGYANEVGESFRPLVPVPVVWASYGVATAYVTADAIDKGRKAAAAHPQDPTRVGVAVVDTFVWQSLASVAIPGFTINRLCAASLALLGALTRWPLPVRRWTTTALGLAAIPLIITPIDRTVDFLMDSSLRKLYRAPGEPPTSH from the exons atggggcaggaggagcccgaCCTGTACCGGGACACGTGGGTCCGATACCTGG GTTACGCCAACGAGGTGGGCGAGTCCTTCCGCCCGCTGGTGCCAGTGCCGGTGGTGTGGGCCAGCTACGGCGTGGCCACCGCCTACGTGACCGCCGACGCCATCGACAAGGGTCGCAAAGCTGCCGCC GCCCACCCGCAGGACCCCACGCGCGTGGGGGTGGCCGTGGTGGACACGTTCGTGTGGCAGAGCCTGGCCTCGGTGGCCATCCCCGGCTTCACCATCAACCGGCTCTGCGCCGCCtcgctggccctgctgggggcCCTGACCCGCTGGCCCCTGCCCGTGCGCCGCTGGACCACCACggccctggggctggctgcCATCCCCCTCATCATCACCCCCATCGACAG gactgtGGATTTCCTGATGGATTCCAGCCTCCGCAAGCTTTACAGGGCACCAGGAGAGCCCCCGACGTCCCACTGA
- the MTFP1 gene encoding mitochondrial fission process protein 1 isoform X2 — protein sequence MGQEEPDLYRDTWVRYLGYANEVGESFRPLVPVPVVWASYGVATAYVTADAIDKGRKAAAAHPQDPTRVGVAVVDTFVWQSLASVAIPGFTINRLCAASLALLGALTRWPLPVRRWTTTALGLAAIPLIITPIDRDARAPLTPSPAAGLWIS from the exons atggggcaggaggagcccgaCCTGTACCGGGACACGTGGGTCCGATACCTGG GTTACGCCAACGAGGTGGGCGAGTCCTTCCGCCCGCTGGTGCCAGTGCCGGTGGTGTGGGCCAGCTACGGCGTGGCCACCGCCTACGTGACCGCCGACGCCATCGACAAGGGTCGCAAAGCTGCCGCC GCCCACCCGCAGGACCCCACGCGCGTGGGGGTGGCCGTGGTGGACACGTTCGTGTGGCAGAGCCTGGCCTCGGTGGCCATCCCCGGCTTCACCATCAACCGGCTCTGCGCCGCCtcgctggccctgctgggggcCCTGACCCGCTGGCCCCTGCCCGTGCGCCGCTGGACCACCACggccctggggctggctgcCATCCCCCTCATCATCACCCCCATCGACAG AGACGCCCGGGCCCCGCTGAcgccctctcctgctgcaggactgtGGATTTCCTGA
- the SEC14L2 gene encoding SEC14-like protein 2 has protein sequence MSGRVGDLSPQQAEVLAQFREKLQDVLPSLPSQDDYFLLKWLRARSFDLPKAEAMLRKHVELRKHMDADNILAWEPPEVIRKYMSGGLCGYDREGSPVRYEIIGPLDGKGLLFSASKQDLIKNKFRDCELLRLACEQQSEKLGKKIEMVMMVYDCEGLGLKHLWKPAVDTYGEILSMFEENYPESLKRLFIVKAPKLFPVAYNLVKHFLSEDTRKKVVVLGSNWKEVLQKYIDPAQIPVEYGGTLTDPDGDPKCSSKINYGGDVPQHYYVRDQLAQKYEHSVVVNRGSSHQVEYEILFPGCVLRWQFRSEGADIGFGVYLKTKVGERQRAGDMTEVLPNQRYNAHMVPEDGSLTCSTPGIYVLRFDNTYSFLHSKKVSYSVEVLLPDTASAQQIQGESPSHSP, from the exons ATGAGCGGCCGCGTCGGGGACCTGAGCCCGCAGCAGGCGGAGGTGCTGGCCCAG TTCCGGGAGAAGCTGCAGGAcgtgctgccctccctgccctcccaggaCGACTATTTCCTCCTGAAATGGCTCCGAG CGCGTTCCTTCGACCTGCCCAAGGCAGAGGCGATGCTCCGCAAG CACGTCGAGCTCCGCAAGCACATGGACGCCGACAACATCCTCGCCTGGGAGCCACCTGAG GTGATTCGGAAGTACATGTCCGGCGGGCTGTGCGGCTACGACCGCGAGGGCAGCCCGGTGCGCTACGAGATCATCGGGCCCCTGGACGGCAAGGGGCTGCTCTTCTCCGCCTCCAAGCAGGACCTGATCAAAAACAAGTTCCGGGACTGTGAACTGCTCCGGCTAGCGTGTGAACAGCAGAGTGAAAAG ctgggcaAGAAGATTGAGATGGTGATGATGGTGTACGACTGTGAGGGCCTGGGCCTGAAGCACCTCTGGAAGCCAGCTGTGGACACATATGGGGAG ATCCTGTCCATGTTCGAGGAGAATTACCCTGAGTCCCTCAAGCGCCTCTTTATTGTGAAGG cccccaaGCTCTTCCCCGTGGCCTACAACCTGGTCAAGCACTTCCTGAGCGAGGACACGCGCAAGAAGGTCGTGGTGTTGGGAT CCAATTGGAAGGAGGTCCTGCAGAAGTACATCGACCCCGCACAGATCCCGGTGGAGTACGGGGGGACGCTGACAGACCCTGACGGGGACCCCAAGTGCTCCAGCAAG ATAAACTACGGAGGGGATGTGCCCCAGCATTACTACGTGCGGGACCAGCTGGCACAGAAGTACGAGCACTCGGTCGTGGTCAACCGGGGCTCGTCCCACCAGGTCGAGTACGAGATCCTCTTCCCCGGCTGCGTGCTGAG gtggCAGTTCCGCTCCGAGGGCGCCGACATCGGCTTCGGGGTGTACCTGAAGACCAAGGTCGGGGAGCGGCAGCGGGCGGGCGACATGACCGAGGTGCTCCCCAACCAGCGCTACAACGCACACATGGTGCCCGAAGACGGCTCCCTCACCTGCTCCACGCCCGGCATTT ATGTCCTGCGCTTCGACAACACCTACAGCTTCCTCCACTCCAAGAAGGTGAGCTACAGcgtggaggtgctgctgcccgACACCGCCTCGGCCCAGCAGATCCAGGGGGAGtcccccagccacagcccctga
- the RNF215 gene encoding RING finger protein 215, with protein MAAVRAALLAPLLALGRAGSGPATPARVEVAVSGPGAAGPDGDGAGGGAGSAGAVPGGSYTLRGAVLGAGGGRAGPGRGGPRGEREEMEIRGRLVLVGDVEPELSAADSWIGVVPVGTEEPAEGPRGAKEESFTAAVVTKMKRALVLGASALLILALNQNAIRELDVSQLLAKPVVVIQSSDNVTRLLGALLRGLRATAKITYQAVLLENLGVTLTLWSTCGLSRGGLYGEWQGVICPGESSSQVQKYLQQLWNTILLIALLLCTGVMVQAQRQSRQELSERDAELDLKQHIRRRLLALKTRRYHPGKPPRSRACEIDSCAVCLDQFHKSQWLRVLPCSHEFHRDCVDPWLLLQQTCPLCKRNILGNCCTDS; from the exons ATGGCGGCGGTGCGGGCGGCGCTGCTCGCCCCGCTGCTGGCGCTCGGCCGGGCCGGCTCGGGGCCCGCCACCCCCGCGCGGGTCGAGGTGGCCGTGTCGGggcccggggcggcggggccggacGGGGATGgagccggcggcggggccggcagcgcgggcgCAGTGCCCGGCGGCTCGTACACCCTGCGCGGGGCCGTGCTGGGAGcggggggcggccgggccgggccgggccggggcggcccGCGGGGGGAGCGGGAGGAGATGGAGATCCGAGGCCGCCTGGTGCTG gtgggTGACGTGGAGCCGGAGCTGAGCGCTGCTGACAGCTGGATCGGGGTGGTGCCTGTGGGCACCGAGGAGCCGGCCGAGGGCCCCCGGGGTGCCAAGGAGGAGTCCTTCACTGCCGCTGTTGTCACCAAG atgaAGCGAGCCCTGGTGCTGGGGGCCTCTGCCCTGCTGATCCTGGCGCTGAACCAGAACGCCATCCGTGAG CTGGAcgtgtcccagctgctggccaAGCCCGTCGTCGTCATCCAGTCCTCGGACAATGTCACCAGGCTGCTGGGAGCGCTGCTGCG CGGGCTCCGGGCTACAGCCAAGATCACGtaccaggcagtgctgctggagaaccTG GGAGTGACCCTCACACTCTGGTCCACCTGTGGCCTGTCCCGAGGGGGCCTCTATGGGGAGTGGCAGGGGGTCATCTGCCCCGGGGAGAGCAGCTCGCAGGTCCAG AAgtacctgcagcagctgtggaacACCATCCTGCTGAtcgccctgctgctctgcaccgGTGTCATGGTGCAGGCCCAGCGGCAGTCGCGGCAGGAGCTGTCGGAGCGGGATGCCGag ctggaCCTGAAGCAGCACATCCGGCGGCGGCTGCTGGCGCTGAAAACGCGGCGGTACCACCCTGGGAAGCCGCCCCGGAGCCGGGCCTGTGAGATCGACAGCTGTGCCGTGTGCCTGGACCAGTTCCACAAGAGCCAG tggctgcgggtgctgccctgctcccacgAGTTCCACCGGGACTGTGTGgatccctggctcctgctgcagcagaccTGCCCTCTCTGCAAGCGCAACATCCTGG GGAACTGCTGCACGGACAGCTAG
- the LOC136564436 gene encoding LOW QUALITY PROTEIN: coiled-coil domain-containing protein 157-like (The sequence of the model RefSeq protein was modified relative to this genomic sequence to represent the inferred CDS: inserted 2 bases in 1 codon), producing MIFLMEKSHNNPCGKTRRQCRGWDRRDGXGSWGGGFAAEASPWSLFLGCTAVPSPHLIYAFMGHFLFDLGSGFVLCSLPREKGCRWEIPTQQSTPPCAPQVEKYQKEHLKCILPEVLESGTASEAAQPTSVCPNLSVQPRAGSSLALSTRSVPTQTPGSPLGSCDTCSSAQASLHEVGRAITSICQSQNIPSALSKFQEVLEDGTGRRNLSATDMSYWASEQSKDLSRINKHLQGLLQQLNPVRAELEEMGKQKDKLQKQVEDFSRKLQAEKSTHAEQQKAAEQSLKAKEKEHSEAVARLEEEKDDLRRGAAVLEEQLSALKEELAAKEEAVQELELSKTTLLEEVSTTMVAQSQVLELEEKVQVLTGQRDSLEQELSATRVQLEQDLSATRVQLEKEKVHVESLLRHEESLQAKQSTLLQQLDSLDRELEELQASLGEAEEDKARLAEQLEQSQLQSGKQLQAQQELLDTLQQEKLALEQSILELQANTSQLQEQAQELRERERLLVFFPDLHMPTETQFESSGNFTEDMKSQLQANKIRIEVLERENTQLEALLAKVKAAAEQGVLKLVPQAQLRSQLHRAASREDTGRLSSGSSRDSPGLPGCMDKAWHRAPSSQHSKKLRAEPSPQAKPCLSLPVRRLGLGLPSLHTGAHRK from the exons atgatCTTTCTCATGGAAAAGTCTCACAATAATCCATGTGGCAAAACCAGGAGGCAGTGCAGGGGGTGGGACAGAAGGGATGG GGGGAGTTGGGGAGGAGGTTTTGCTGCTGAGGCTTCCCCGTGGTCACTGTTCCTTGGCTGCACTGCTGTCCCATCTCCACACCTGATTTACGCTTTTATGGGTCATTTCCTCTTTGATCTGGgctctggttttgttctgtgctCTCTCCCTCGGGAGAAGGGTTGCAGGTGGGAGATCCCTACACAGCAATCCACTccaccctgtgctccccaggTTGAGAAATATCAGAAGGAGCACCTGAAATGCATCTTGCCAGAAGTTTTGGAGTCAGGAACTGCCTCAGAGGCTGCCCAGCCCACTTCTGTGTGCCCAAATCTGAGTgtccagcccagggctggctccagcctggctctgagcacCCGCAGTGTCCCCACACAGACCCCTGGCTCACCCCTGGGCTCCTGTGACACCTGCTCCAGCGCCCAGGCCAGCCTCCACGAGGTGGGCAGAGCCATCACCAGCATCTGCCAGAGCCAGAACATCCCTTCAGCTCTCAGCAAATTCCAAGAGGTGCTGGAGGATGGCACAGGGAGAAGGAACCTCTCTGCAACAGACATGAGCTACTGGGCCTCGGAGCAGAGCAAGGACCTGTCCCGCATCaacaaacacctccaggggcTGCTACAGCAGCTGAACCCCGTGAGGGCTGAGCTGGAAGAGATGGGCAAACAGAAGGACAAGCTGCAGAAACAGGTTGAGGACTTTTCCAggaagctgcaggcagagaagagcacccatgcagagcagcagaaggcagctgagcagagcctgaaaGCCAAGGAAAAGGAGCATTCCGAGgctgtggccaggctggaggaggaaaaggatgaCCTCAGGAGAG gagctgctgtgctggaggagcaaCTCTCAGCCCtgaaggaggagctggcagcaaaggaggaggctgtgcaggagctgg AGCTCTCCAAGACCACCTTGCTGGAGGAGGTGAGCACCACAATGGTGGCCCAGAGCCAGGTGCTGGAGTTGGAGGAGAAGGTGCAGGTGCTCACAGGCCAGAgggacagcctggagcaggagctgagtgccaccagggtgcagctggagcaggatctGAGCGCCACCAGGgtgcagctggagaaagagaaggTCCATGTGGAGAGCCTGCTCCGGCACGAGGAG TCCCTGCAGGCCAAGCAGAgcaccctgctgcagcagctggacagcctggacagggagctggaggagctgcaggccaGCCTGGGAGAGGCCGAGGAGGACAAGGCccggctggcagagcagctggagcagagccagctgcagagtgggaaacagctccaggcacagcag gagctgctggacacgctgcagcaggagaagctggcACTGGAGCaatccatcctggagctgcaggcgaacacatcccagctgcaggaacaggcacaggagctgagggagcgGGAAAGGCTCCTGGTGTTCTTCCCTGATCTCCACATGCCCACTGAGACGCAGTTTGAGA GCAGTGGGAACTTTACAGAGGACATGAAGAGTCAGCTGCAGGCCAACAAGATCCGGATCGAGGTGCTGGAGAGGGAGAACACACAGCTCGAGGCTCTGCTGGCCAAGGTGAAGGCAGCAGCCGAGCAGGGCGTGCTCAAG ctTGTCCCACAGGCCCAGCTGCGGTCCCAGCTCCacagggcagccagcagggaggacaCTGG GCGGCTCAGCAgcgggagcagcagggacagcccagggctgccggGATGCATGGACAAggcctggcacagagctcccagcagccagcactcCAAGAAACTCCGGGCAGAGCCCTCCCCCCAGGCCAAACCCTGCCTCTCGCTCCCAGTGCGACGCCTGGGGCTCGGCCTCCCCTCGCTGCACACCGGGGCTCACCGCAAATAA
- the LOC136564438 gene encoding coiled-coil domain-containing protein 157-like, which translates to MAHLLGHRGCMESLRADLRDLQAAIADVCSRAGAVRFPSWKFPDKVSCELDIAVLLQRYRHSDSEPEFSQHAHVVLLELLIDR; encoded by the coding sequence ATGGCGCACCTCCTGGGCCACCGCGGCTGCATGGAGAGCCTGCGGGCCGACCTGCGGGACCTGCAGGCCGCCATCGCCGACGTGTGCTCCCGGGCCGGCGCCGTGCGCTTCCCCTCCTGGAAATTCCCCGACAAGGTGTCCTGCGAGCTGGACATAGCGGTGCTGCTGCAGCGCTACCGGCACAGCGACAGCGAGCCCGAGTTCAGCCAGCACGCACacgtggtgctgctggagctgctcattGACAGGTGA